Genomic DNA from Paucilactobacillus hokkaidonensis JCM 18461:
TTCTACGGTTGGGTTACCACGTGAGTCTAAGACTTCGCGTGCATAAATATCTGTAATTAATGACATTTTATGATTCTCTCCTCTGTGTTTAAATTTGAACTAGTTACTGCTCTATTGTATTATTTTGTGCATTCGAATACAAGCCATTTTCCTTTTAGATTTGACTATGCTTTTTGATAATTAGCCAACTGGATAAACGATTCTGCTTCCAGACTGGCATTCCCAACAAGTACGCCGTCAATGTTCGGTTTAGCCATTATTTCAGCAATGTTTTCTGGATTAACGCTACCGCCGTACAATACTCGAATGTGATCAGCTAACTCATCACTATAAACATCTGCAATTGTCTGGCGAATTAAATAACAACCTTCGTCAGCTTGGTCTGAGCTTGCACTTTGTCCAGTGCCAATGGCCCAACTAGGCTCATAGGCCACCGTGACAGTTTTCATTTGCTCTTCAGTTAACCCACGTAAATCGGCCATAATTTGGCTAACTACCCAGTGGATTTTATCGCCTGCTGCTTGCCGTCCCATTGTTTCATCGCAGCAAACAATCGGTTTTAAGTTGTTTTCAATCGCAGCTAATACTTTTTTATTAATTAATTCATCAGATTCATGAAAATAAAGGCGCCGCTCTGAATGACCTAAAATAACATAATTAACTCCGATCTCTTTCAAAACAGCTGGGCTAATTTCGCCTGTATAAGCACCGTTATTTTCATAAAAGCAATTCTCACCAACAATTCTTAATGGACTGTTTTTTGCTGCTTCAACCATTGATTGCAATACTATGGCCGGTGCAGCAACTGCGCTTTCCACTACAGTTGGATCGGGAAGCTTGTTAGAGACGGCGTGGACAAACTCAATTGACTCTTTGGCCGTCTTGTTCATTTTCCAA
This window encodes:
- the tpiA gene encoding triose-phosphate isomerase; amino-acid sequence: MRIPFIAGNWKMNKTAKESIEFVHAVSNKLPDPTVVESAVAAPAIVLQSMVEAAKNSPLRIVGENCFYENNGAYTGEISPAVLKEIGVNYVILGHSERRLYFHESDELINKKVLAAIENNLKPIVCCDETMGRQAAGDKIHWVVSQIMADLRGLTEEQMKTVTVAYEPSWAIGTGQSASSDQADEGCYLIRQTIADVYSDELADHIRVLYGGSVNPENIAEIMAKPNIDGVLVGNASLEAESFIQLANYQKA